A region of Thermoplasmataceae archaeon DNA encodes the following proteins:
- a CDS encoding MFS transporter — MVEKKNLILATVLIGVLMSAIDTTIVILALIDINKSLNATFLDTIWVILIYLIVLATLTTQLGRLGDIFGRGRMFNLGLAVFIIGSAASGYSPSISFLISARAVQGFGAVLIQGNSNAIVADYFEPRERGRAFGITSMGWSIGATLGIVLGGIITSFIGWQYIFYINVPIGIIGLIIGLRYIKDNKKSVTGLDFPGTAMLVASLSLISYGAVEFAGNGLTFTNLVFIFLGLALIIPFIFVEKYVRSPMIILGAFREKTLSFSLLTAIFQAVGYLSVLFVLILYLQGIMGYSPLYSSLILVPGYVVSSMLAPKMGTLSDRVGARKIQSIGVFVIAAGVLIYLIISATSSIYIVVAGSIVSGFGGAMFWPSNNSAVMSAAPRELYGSISGLLRTLSNVGTLLSYVIAISVASISVPRSVSFEVFLGVLKLSGGISTSFMSGIHAAFLVSFVILVAGGVTSLVGEKQKRKVELESVMRPSSGEIESK, encoded by the coding sequence ATGGTAGAAAAAAAGAATTTGATTCTTGCCACAGTCCTCATAGGGGTATTGATGTCGGCTATAGACACCACCATCGTTATCCTTGCCCTCATAGACATAAATAAATCCTTGAATGCCACATTTCTTGACACAATCTGGGTCATACTGATCTACCTCATTGTTCTGGCCACACTGACAACCCAACTTGGCAGACTTGGTGACATATTTGGAAGGGGAAGGATGTTCAATTTAGGACTTGCGGTATTCATAATAGGGTCCGCGGCGTCCGGCTACTCTCCCAGCATATCATTTCTGATATCTGCAAGGGCTGTACAGGGTTTCGGTGCTGTGCTTATACAGGGAAACAGCAATGCGATTGTGGCGGATTACTTCGAGCCCAGGGAAAGAGGAAGGGCTTTCGGTATCACAAGCATGGGGTGGTCCATAGGGGCAACTCTGGGAATTGTTCTTGGTGGTATAATTACCAGTTTTATCGGATGGCAGTACATATTTTACATAAATGTGCCGATAGGCATTATAGGCCTAATAATCGGACTGAGATACATCAAGGACAACAAGAAATCAGTCACCGGTCTCGATTTTCCAGGAACAGCAATGCTAGTTGCTTCCCTCAGCCTCATATCCTACGGAGCAGTTGAGTTTGCAGGAAACGGCCTCACTTTTACCAACCTGGTCTTCATCTTTCTCGGGCTCGCATTGATCATTCCATTTATTTTTGTCGAGAAGTATGTCAGGTCCCCAATGATTATACTTGGAGCATTCAGGGAAAAGACTCTTTCCTTTTCACTGTTGACTGCTATATTTCAGGCTGTAGGTTACCTCTCCGTTCTTTTCGTGCTCATACTGTACCTGCAGGGTATCATGGGTTATAGCCCGCTTTACTCCTCTCTCATACTTGTACCTGGCTACGTGGTATCAAGCATGCTTGCTCCGAAAATGGGAACCTTATCAGACAGAGTAGGGGCAAGAAAGATCCAATCCATCGGCGTCTTCGTGATAGCCGCCGGGGTTCTGATTTACCTCATAATCTCTGCTACGAGCTCCATTTACATTGTTGTCGCCGGGTCCATTGTCTCGGGATTTGGAGGGGCAATGTTCTGGCCGTCAAACAACAGCGCTGTGATGTCAGCTGCGCCACGGGAACTCTACGGATCAATATCTGGACTGCTTCGAACGCTATCCAATGTAGGTACACTCCTGAGTTATGTTATAGCAATCTCCGTAGCATCGATTTCAGTCCCTAGGTCGGTTTCATTTGAGGTTTTCCTTGGAGTCTTGAAACTGAGCGGGGGCATTTCAACTAGTTTCATGTCTGGAATCCATGCTGCCTTCCTTGTGAGTTTTGTCATACTGGTGGCTGGAGGGGTGACCTCACTGGTAGGTGAAAAACAGAAACGAAAGGTTGAACTTGAGTCAGTGATGCGGCCGTCCTCGGGGGAGATAGAAAGCAAGTAG